From Lysobacter lycopersici:
AGGAACGCGTAGACCACCGCGGTGATGCCGCGGCGCACGTTCTCGGCGCCGAGGCTGGGACCGATGACGCGTTCCTCGACGAAGTCCATCGGCGCGGCCAGCGAACCGGCGCGCAGCAGCTTGGCGAGGTTGTCGGCCTCGACCTTCTCCAGGCCGGTGGTCTGGAAATTCTTGCCGAACACGCCGGCGACCCGCGTCGGCGACAACGCTTCCTCGCGGACCTTGACGCTGCGCACTTCCTGTCCGTCGACCACGGTCACGGTCGGGATGCGTTCGATGTACACCACCGACATCAGCTTGCCGACGTTGTTGCTGGTGAAGTCGAACATGCGCTGGCCGGCGGCGCTGTTGAGGGTGATGTCCACCGCCGGCAGGCCGTTCTGGTCGGTGCCGACCTTCGCGTTGACCATCTGGTCGCCGGAAGCGAGCACGCGCTTGCTGAGCAGCAACGGCTGGTTGGTGTCGCGGACGTGGTAGAGCTTGGCTTCCGGCGGCACGCGGCCGGTGCGCTGGGCATCCTGTGCGTCGCCGTCCACGACGGCGCGGAACTCCAGCGTCGCGGTCGCGCCGATCAGGCGCTTGGCCTCGGCGGTGTCCTGCACGCCCGGGAGCTGCACGACCACGCGGTCCTCGCCCTGGCGCTGGATGATGGGTTCGGCCACGTGCAATTCGTTGACGCGGTTGCGCAGGGTGGTGATGTTCTGTTCGATCGCGTCGGCGCCGATCTTCCTCAGCTCGGCGTCGGGGATCGTGACCACGATGCGGCCGTCGCTGGCATCGACCACGAGGGTGGGCTGCGACTGCGCGATCGCATTGCGCGCCTCGTCCAGCGCATCGCCGCCGACGGACTGGCCCAGCGTGGCGACGATGGTGTTGCCCGGCTGCACCTGCACGCCCTGGTAGGGAATGCGGTTGTCGCGCAGGGTCGCGCGGATGTCCTCGGCGAAGGCATCGACGCGCTTCTGCAGCGCCGCCTTCTGGTCCGCCTGCAGCACGAAGTGCACGCCGCCCTGCAGGTCGAGGCCCAGCACCATCGGTTTGCCGCCGAGGTGCGCCAGCCACGGCGGGACGGTGGACGCCAGGTTCAGCGCGACCGTGTAGTCCTCGCCCAGCGAAGTGCGCAGCAGGTTGTTGGCCTTGTTCTGCTCGTCGAGGTTGGTCATCCGCGCCATGAGGTTGTCGCCCTCGATGGCGACCCCCTTCGGGTGCAGGCCGTCCTTGACCAGCTCGTCGCGCACGCGGGCCACTAGCGCCGCGTCCAGCTTGCCGTTGCGGTTGGCGGT
This genomic window contains:
- the secD gene encoding protein translocase subunit SecD; its protein translation is MLEFARWKYFLILAVVLLGVVYALPNAYQKDPSVQITANRNGKLDAALVARVRDELVKDGLHPKGVAIEGDNLMARMTNLDEQNKANNLLRTSLGEDYTVALNLASTVPPWLAHLGGKPMVLGLDLQGGVHFVLQADQKAALQKRVDAFAEDIRATLRDNRIPYQGVQVQPGNTIVATLGQSVGGDALDEARNAIAQSQPTLVVDASDGRIVVTIPDAELRKIGADAIEQNITTLRNRVNELHVAEPIIQRQGEDRVVVQLPGVQDTAEAKRLIGATATLEFRAVVDGDAQDAQRTGRVPPEAKLYHVRDTNQPLLLSKRVLASGDQMVNAKVGTDQNGLPAVDITLNSAAGQRMFDFTSNNVGKLMSVVYIERIPTVTVVDGQEVRSVKVREEALSPTRVAGVFGKNFQTTGLEKVEADNLAKLLRAGSLAAPMDFVEERVIGPSLGAENVRRGITAVVYAFLFTLAFFTIYYRMFGVITSIALLLNLLIVVAVMSMFGATMTLPGFAGLALSVGLSVDANVLINERIREELRHGMPPKTAIQHGYERAGGTIMDANLTGLIVGVALFVFGTGPLQGFAMTMIIGIFASMFTAITVSRAIATLLYGRRKNLKTVAI